The following coding sequences are from one Sander lucioperca isolate FBNREF2018 chromosome 2, SLUC_FBN_1.2, whole genome shotgun sequence window:
- the LOC116054132 gene encoding uncharacterized protein LOC116054132, which produces MVLKNVGEINSTAFRSNNLVSITRLRINNAGVTGIAEGAFSSFQNLTSLSLNLNLLTEINPNWFGRPDILSDLSLTGNQIKVLNQSMLNGLLNLTRLSLNNNMIRTIDLDSFSSNTILAELDLSENRMTRVSPQVFRSLRSTKIRLDGNPWDCSCGAEDFIDFLKDLQSRSLLDRDMEVTCASPPFLKGQPVWNVSLCVTSPPPRPSSVTQSVHPKPTVIHTSVPVFTSAKVVTTPPPRPTSETKTSVQPKPSDAPIIMSSHTAKVVTMPPAQPTSETKTSVQPKPTDILQTVPTSTLKAGTFATYVTSPPSVTEISVHPKPSDLPVTTSAPTGMPGLSHLLIFEPLYNLCFICLLFLPGTCVTSPPSSDTSIVPTLIVVIVVLFLLLFVVCFLALLHRRKRNNKAVMPGRPGENRNELKEDSRSSCAQSPGHSEKGENSHWDSEMGWRRSFTGLRAKSANAILLMSPFCAPVKDQGTLQTETETQSKDTANQDEGKQKLGNESEVDGGIQTENLTNLDVIKIAKQADVGRNQEQNSHHVSAITDTVPYLSIGTNQNKPNPDDFNKQSTDGPGQRSQMGKVMGRIATWPPTAAQWQARCKIKEEGSDVFTIWTPKFGDEVKKVLKKEERPSDSDRDKKEDDIEKNEMEDFQTAPNQEPLKMTVAHMKSGQSQSKPSDKTTSLGKALSHADTRLEERLKKEEVIQDPATVRQTQNLNKEKLGPNQNLESSENPALNNTKSSNKVEQGMEPKQDVTSRQRAENKSTGSRAPSGGASPDDETLLSGNEYAFMDLLHEVVQNNGRRTRERWKQVQINKQRRQDRGTEEV; this is translated from the exons ATGGTTCTGAAGAATGTTGGGGAGATAAACTCCACTGCGTTTCGCAGCAACAACTTGGTCTCCATAACCAGGCTCAGGATCAACAACGCTGGTGTCACAGGAATCGCTGAAGGGGCCTTCAGTTCTTTCCAGAACCTCACAAGTCTCAGTTTAAACCTCAACTTGCTGACAGAGATCAACCCAAACTGGTTTGGTCGGCCTGATATCCTCAGCGATCTAAGCCTTACAGGAAACCAAATCAAAGTTCTGAATCAGTCCATGCTTAACGGGCTCCTTAACCTTACAAGGCTCAGTCTGAATAACAACATGATCAGAACAATTGATCTAGATAGTTTTAGCTCCAACACCATCTTGGCTGAGTTGGACTTGTCTGAGAACAGGATGACTCGGGTCTCACCTCAGGTCTTCAGGTCTCTCAGATCCACCAAGATCAGGTTGGATGGGAACCCCTGGGACTGTTCCTGTGGAGCTGAAGACTTTATCGACTTCCTCAAAG ATCTCCAAAGCAGATCTCTGCTAGACCGAGATATGGAGGTGACCTGTGCGAGTCCTCCATTTCTGAAGGGTCAACCTGTGTGGAACGTGTCGCTGTGTGTGACGTCTCCTCCACCAAGACCATCGTCAGTTACGCAATCTGTCCATCCCAAACCAACTGTTATCCACACATCAGTCCCTGTATTCACATCTG CAAAAGTTGTGACAACACCTCCACCACGACCAACATCGGAGACAAAAACATCCGTTCAACCCAAACCCAGTGATGCACCCATAATAATGTCCTCACACACTG CAAAAGTTGTGACAATGCCTCCAGCACAACCAACatcagagacaaaaacatctgTTCAACCCAAACCCACTGATATCCTCCAAACGGTCCCTACATCTACTTTAAAGGCTGGTACATTTG CAACTTATGTGACATCACCACCATCAGTGACGGAGATCTCTGTCCATCCTAAACCTTCTGACCTGCCCGTAACAACATCTGCACCCACTGGTATGCCTGGGCTTTCTCATCTTTTGATATTTGAACCTTTATATAATTTGTGCTTCATATGTCTGTTGTTCCTTCCAGGAACTTGCGTGACATCACCACCATCGTCTGATACCAGCATTGTCCCGACACTGATTGTTGTGATAG TGGTCCTGTTTTTGCTACTGTTTGTGGTGTGTTTCCTGGCATTGCTGCATCGGAGGAAACGCAACAACAAAGCTGTGATGCCTGGCCGTCCGGGAGAAAACAGAAACGAGTTGAAAGAAGACAGCAGATCCAGTTGTGCTCAGTCTCCAGGACACTCTGAGAAAGGAGAAAACAGTCACTGGGACTCAGAGATGGGATGGAGGAGATCATTTACTGGACTCAGAGCTAAGTCAGCTAATGCTATTCTCCTTATGTCTCCTTTTTGTGCACCTGTGAAAGATCAAGGGACTTTACAAACTGAGACAGAGACTCAGTCAAAAGACACAGCAAACCAAGATGAAGGAAAGCAGAAGCTGGGAAATGAAAGTGAAGTAGATGGAGGAATTCAGACAGAAAATCTAACAAACTTGGATGTGATCAAAATTGCTAAACAAGCCGATGTTGGTAGAAATCAAGAGCAAAACTCCCACCATGTTTCTGCAATCACTGACACTGTTCCTTATCTCAGCATCGGTACAAACCAGAATAAACCCAATCCTGATGATTTTAACAAACAGTCCACTGATGGTCCAGGTCAAAGATCACAGATGGGAAAAGTAATGGGGAGGATCGCCACCTGGCCTCCAACTGCAGCTCAGTGGCAGGCAAGATGTAAAATAAAGGAGGAGGGGTCTGATGTCTTCACTATTTGGACACCAAAGTTTGGAGATGAGGTGAAGAAAGTGTTAAAGAAGGAGGAGCGTCCCTCTGATTCTGACCGGGACAAAAAGGAAGATGACATTGAGAAAAATGAAATGGAAGATttccaaactgctccaaatcAAGAACCTTTAAAAATGACTGTAGCTCACATGAAGTCGGGACAATCTCAGTCAAAACCAAGTGACAAGACCACTTCTTTGGGCAAAGCTCTTTCCCACGCCGACACAAGGCTAGAGGAGCGGCTAAAGAAGGAGGAGGTGATCCAGGACCCTGCTACTGTGAGACAGACCCAAAATCTGAATAAGGAAAAACTTGGTCCAAATCAAAACCTGGAATCTTCCGAAAATCCTGCACTGAATAACACCAAGAGCAGCAACAAGGTTGAACAGGGGATGGAACCAAAGCAAGATGTGACAAGCAGACAGAGGGCAGAGAACAAAAGCACCGGCTCAAGGGCTCCCTCCGGTGGCGCCTCACCAGATGATGAAACCCTGCTCTCCGGCAACGAGTACGCCTTCATGGACCTGCTGCACGAAGTGGTTCAGAACAACGGTCGCAGGACCAGAGAGAGGTGGAAGCAGGTACAGATCAACAAGCAGCGGCGTCAGGACAGAGGTACCGAAGAAGTTTAG